GAACTCGCGGCGAAATACCCGCTCCCGGAAAACCCCGGCTTTTGGACGCCCGTACGCCGTCGCGATGGCACCGCGGTGCGACCGTAACCCAGAAGTCGTCGAATCTAATTACTGAAAACTGATCACTGAAAACTTCCAACTACTTCTCACACTCCCCCAGCGCCATCACCGCCATCGCTGTGCCGGCGTGGGTGAGGAAGTGTTCGTGGTCCTGGTAGAGCGAGCGCGTAAACCAGCGTCCGCTTTCGCGTTGATGCGTCTTGAGCCACTGCACGCCGTGCTGCAATGTTTCTTCGGTCGCGGGCATGCCTGAGCGGCGGAGGACGTAAATCACGAAACCTGTGCCGTAGCCGTCGCTCGATTCCAGGTCCTGGGCGAGATCATCGCCGCGCTTCCAATCGCCGAGCGTGGCCAGGCCCCAGCCGCCGTCGGCTTTTTGCAGCGACAACAACTTGGCGACCGTGGCGGCTTTTTCTTCGTCCGTCTGCAGGTCGGGCAGATAGCTCGCCGCCCAAAGCAGCATCACCTGATGGTGGAGCGTGGGCGGAGGATTGTCGCGCAAATAGCGACGGATGCCGGCCATTCCTTTTTGCGCCTCGGGCGTGTCGGCGTAGTTGCCTGGCGCCACTCCGACGGCGATGGCGGCCAATGTCACGCCGTAGTGATCGTCCGATTCCATCGGCGGCCATTCGCACTTCAGCCAATCAAAACCGCCGTGCTCGCGCTGCACCGTCCACATCTTGTCGAGGGCCGTCCGTGTCGTCGCGTGCAACTCGCCGGTCGTGGCGGCGTCGTTGTAGGCGAGCGCCGCGGCCGTAGCGATAATCTCCGCATCCCAGCGTGGACCTTCGCTTGGCCAGCGTGATGTCACGAGTTGCTCGGCGGCCTCGCGCACCTGGCGATGGGCGACGGCGTCCGACGACGTCGCGGGGCGCGCGTAGAGATACGCGTAATTGGTGTGGCACGTGAAGCACTTCCGCTCATTCAGCCAGGTGAGCGAGGCGGAATCCAGAAAATGCACCGCCTTGTCGAGCGAATACTCCGCCGCCAAGGGCTCGTCTGCACGATTGGCGCCAGGCGAGACCGCGTTTTCCAATTTCACCGCTTCCGCGGCCAGGCAGAGCGTGGACGGCGCCAGCAACATCGCGCAGGCGGAAAGCAGTAGGCTGTGTGTCAATCGTTTCATGGTTGGAAGTCCCGCGTCGGCTGAGTTGGCAATGTGCGAATGCGTCGCGAACAATATACCGGACCCGCGCGGGAGACGCATCCATCCTTGCTGACTGGGCGCTGTTTTCCCGGGTTGTGGCCGACCGCGGGCGTTCCATAATGCAGTGCTGGCGAGTCGCCGAGCGGACTCGCGTTGAGTCGGAATTCTTTGAGAAAGGCCCCACGGCGTGAAGATTGCTTACTTGGATTGTGCCAGCGGCATTAGCGGCGACATGACCCTCGGGGCATTAGTCGACGCCGGCGTCGATCTGGCGGCCATCAACGACGGCGTGCAATCGCTCGGCCTGCCCGGCGTGAGCATTACCCGCAGCGAGGTCCAGAAGCACGGCTTTCGGGCCACGCAGGTCATTGTCGAGCACCAGCCGGAACACGCCCATCGACATTTGCATCACATCGTCGACATGATCGACGCCGGGAAGTTGAGCGAGCGGCAGAAGGACCTCGCTAAGCGGATTTTCACCAAGCTTGGCGAGGCCGAAGCCAAGGTCCATGGATCGACGCTCCGCAAAGTGCATTTCCACGAAGTCGGCGCGGTGGATTCGATCGCCGATATCGTCGGCGCGGCGATCGGCTGGGACCTGCTCGGCGTCGATCGCATCGTCTGCTCTCCGATTCCAACAGGGCAGGGCCGCATTCAGATCGCGCACGGGCTGTGCAGCATTCCCGCTCCAGCGACGGCGGAGTTGTTGCGGGGCGTGCCGTTGTTGGATTCCAACGTCCAATCGGAATTGACCACGCCGACCGGCGCGGCGATCGTGGCTACGCTCGTGGATGAATTCGGCGGCCTGCCGGCGATGATCGTCGAGGCCATCGGCTACGGCGCGGGGCAGCGCGAATTGGCCGAGCAACCGAACGTGCTGCGACTGTTCGTGGGCACGCGCGAAGGCGAGTTCAGCGCCGACCTCGTCTGGGTCGTGGAGACGAACCTCGACGATGTCCCCGGCGAAGTGATCGGGCACACCATCACGAAACTCTGGGAAGCCGGCGCGCTCGACGTCTATACGACCGCGATTCAAATGAAGAAGAATCGGCCCGGCGTAATTCTGAGCGTGATCTGCGCCGCGCCGTTGATCCCCAAGGTGGAAAAGATCCTCTTCCGCGAAACATCGACGCTCGGTGTGCGGCGCTGGCCGGTCAGTCGGCATAAGCTCGATCGCGCCGCCCATACCGTGACGACCGACTGGGGACCGATCGAAGGCAAACTCGGCCTCATCACCGGCCAACCGCCGAGCTTCTCGCCAGAGTTCGAGTCATGCCGTCGCGTGGCGGACGAGAAGAACGTGCCGCTCAAGGAAGTCTATGAAGCGGCCCGACAGGCGTTTGCCAGCGAAGAATCGAAGCAATAGTGCGACATGCCAGCGAGAGAGAGCGTTCTGTCAAATATCAACTATCGAGTCAAAAATTCAGCGTGGGTGCCTGGGGCTGAGGCAATTAATGAACCCCACAAAGTCGAATCGGCTGGGGCATCGTGGCGATTAGTTGACAAGTCCAACGAAGCCCCAGCAGTTGGACCATAGTAACTCCGCAATCACCGCCCCTGCCCCAGGCACCCGCCATATTCGTTGCCGCGACAAGCGACGCGCGCCGAGTGACTTATGTGATAAGCGTGGCGCTTACTTCGCCGCCGCCTTCTTGCCGGGGAAGAGGCCGAACAGGCCTTTCTTGCTGGATTTCCCAGGGTCGGCGTCAGCTACTTCTTCCGGTTTGGCGCCGGTGAGGCTTTCCGCTAGTGCGCTGATGGCCAGCGTGATCGCCGCGCGCGGCGCCTGGTCCAGCAATGGCACGCCGTTGTTGCGGACGTCGACCATAGTGCGGAAATCGTTCGGGAGTTGGAAGAAGATTTCGCGCCCGATCGTGTCTTGCGCTTTCTTCAAGCTGATCTGTCCGCTGTCGATGCCGACGCGGTTGACGACGATCTTCACCTTGTCGGCGATGCCGTCCATCTCGTTGAACGACGTCATCAATCGCACGATATTTCGCAGGCACGGCAAATCGAGCTGCGTCACCATCAGGATCTGATCCGCCGATTGCAACGCCACGATATCGAGCGGGCTGTAGCCCTTCGAGAGATCGAGCACCAGGTGGCTAAACGTGGCCTTGAGCAGCCCGATCACGCGCGTCAAATCGTCGGTCGTGATATGTTGCATGTCCTCCATCTGCACGGGGCGCGGCAGCAGGAACAAGCCGGACGAATGTTTCGTGAGTGATCGCTTCAACAGTGAGAAGTCCAATCGCGTGACGTTCTGCGAGACGTCGTATAACGTGTAGTCCGGGATGATGTCCAGGAACACGTCGGCGTCGCCCAGGCAAAGGTCCAGGTCGACCAGCGCGACCGTGTTTTTCGGATCGCGAGCGATGGCGCAGCCGAGGTTCACGGCTACGCTCGTCGTGCCCACGCCGCCCGTGGCGCCCGTGACGGCGATGACGGTGCTCCCCTTCGACTTCGATTCGCCACGGCCGAAGCGGCGTTCGCGAATGCGCGTCATCGCGCCAATCAGGTCTTCGAGCTTGACCGGTTGCGTGAGGAATTCCTTCGCCCCGGACCGCATCGCACGGAGGATCAAATTGCCGTCCGTCGATGCGCTCAGCACGAGAATGCTGCAGTCGGGCGACATCTCGTTGATCTTGACGACGAGATCCAGCGCCTTGTTCGGATCGTGATCGAGCGCGACGATGCCGATGTCCGGATGCGTTTGTTGCACGACGTCGGCGAAGAACTCGTAGCGCGAGCATTCCGCCTCGAGCCAGGCCGTGTCCATGCCCAGCAGCATCGTTTTCAGGGCTTCTCGCGTTCCGTCCTTGGGATCGACGATGGCTAAGCGAAGTACGTTGCTCATGATTCGATGTAGCGCAGGAGTGAAACCAGGGGAGCGGCCACAACGCCCAACCACCAACGAAAGCGGCGGGCCATTGAGGCCCGCCGCGCGTGTGTGGCACTTCGTGGCAGCCTGTGTTGCTACTCTACTACATCGTAGCCAATGGGGCCGACCAATCCGGGACGTTGACCCGCCGAGGCCTGCGCCGGTCGGCCGGGTTGAACTTGCACTCCCTGCGGATTGGACTGCCTGGGCCGACTTTGCTGGCGGCGAGCCACCGGAACCGTAGCTGGCACGCGGCGACGGGCGTCGCCGGAGCCCGGTTGCATCGCCGGATTTGGTTGCTGCGTGCCCGGGGCCACCGTCTCGCTCTGGATCAGGCCTTCCCCCTCGCTGCCAGCGCCAGGATACGGCGAACCGTCCGGGCAGCACTTCGGCACTTCGATGTGGTTCTTCATGTAGTACTGCCAATCGGTCGGCAGCGTCGTCATGGTGCCTGGACCGCACGGCGGGACCTCTTCGCAGTTCATTGGCTCAACGAGTTGCGGAGTGACCAGGATCAGCAACTCGATTTCATTAATTTGCTCAGTTTTGCGACTGAACGCCACGCCGACGTACGGGAGGTCGGCAAGAAAAGGAACGCCACGGTGCAGTGCTTCGCTCCGCTGCTGGATAAGCCCGGCGATCGCGAGCGTCTGTCCAGGCCTCATTTCGACACCGGTGTCAACCTCTCGAGATTTCAGCGCAGGGACATTGGAGCCTTGCGTCACGACGCTGAGCGTCGGGTCGATTTCCGTAATCTTGGGGCGGACTTCAAGTCGGATGAGGCCATTTCCTAGCACGATCGGTACGAAGTCCATCTGGGTTCCATACTTCTTATACTCGATCGAGACGGTCCCCAAGCTTTGTGGCACCAGGATCGGGAACTCACCGCCCGAGTTGAACGAGGCTGCGCGACCACTGACCGTGACGAGCGTCGGATCGCTGACCAATCTCGCAACGTTCTTCCTTTGCAGGGCCTCGATAACGCCGAAGAAGGCGCTGTTGCCGTCCACAACGCCGAAAGCGGCAGTTGCGCTCGGACCGGCCAGAATTGAGGCGCTACCCGACTGGCCTTGCACGATTCCGGCCGTGCCCGGTAGCGCGAATGCGGACATCAGACCGCCCACGCCGGAAGCTAAGAAGTCATCACCGTTGACCGCAGCCCAGTCAATCCCCAAGTTTCTGGCCTTCGTACGTGAGACCTCCATTACCTTGACGTGCAACATCACCTGCTGGACGCCGCCCACGCTGATGTTGTTGATGACCTGCGGATAATAGTTCTTGGCCATCTCGGTAATGTGCTCGACCTGGCCCAATTCATCCACGTAGCCGGAGATGACGACGCTGTTGTTGGCCAGAGGGAACACCTTCAACGACGCATTCGGGAACTGCGATTGCAACAGGTATTGCAGTTCCTGCGAGTCGCCGAACACGATCAGGTCGATCGTGTGCAGTTTGTTGTCTTCGTCCCAGAGGTTGACCTGCGTGACGCCCGCCTTCTTGGCGAACAGTTGCACCTGAGTTTCGCTCAAGGGCTCCACGCCGACCACGTCAGGGTTGTTGACCTGGACCTGGGGAATCTTCGCCCCCAAGGTCAAGATGCGGCTAGTGTTGACCACCAGTTCGAGCCGCTCGTTAGCGGCTTCGATTTTATGCACGATGCTCTGGCGTCCCAATTGCTGGGCATTCGCCAGGTCGATGTGACTGATCGTCAGGGCGACGGTCAGCAGCGCCAAGCGCGGGGCGAGGCTTCGCCCAGGGGAACGTGGGAACATCCGTGTAGTCCTTGCACTGTCCGTAGTGAGTAAGGTCTCTGTCCGTGACTATGCCCGGGGCGCGATCTGTCCATGAACCTCGCGGTTCATCGCGCCCCAGGGTGTTCTTTTAGTTGATCTGGTCAAACTCCGGATCGATGTCGGCGGCCGGATCGAACGGCGGTTCGGGTTCCGGTTCGTTCTGCGGCGGATCCACGCTGGGAATCACGCCCGGATCGGCTTGAGCCGGCATCGAAGTGTCGGTTGGCGCGGCCCCGTCGAGGCGCACACCGTCCTGAAACTGTACTTGCCGCGGCGCTTCGCCGCCAACCAGCACCAGCATGTTCCAAATATTCGCGGGCACGACTGCCACTGGCTCAGCAGCCGGCGCCGGCTCGGTGTTGAGCAAACTCAACAACCCGCCTCCCTTGTCTTCGGTCGGCTTCTTGCCTGAACCAAAATTCAAAAGGTCCGGAATGGAGACAATGGTGTTCTCCGACTCGGTTTTATCGTCCGGCCCCCGCAAAGTCAGCCGAATCTTGCCAAGTTCCGCGGCCAGCATCACCCGCTTGGCCTGGTCAGGTTCCACGAGCAGCGAAACCGTCTTCGCGGCGATGGTCCCTTCTTCGCCCGTGGCCTGATCGCCGTCGAAGATTTCATTCACGGCGAACACCTTGGCACTTTGCAGCACCGTGGCGGTCATCGTCTCATTGGCGCCCAAACCGGGATTGCGGCGGATGAAGACCTGCACGTCGACGGTGTCGCCGGGCAGGACCAATTTCGAAATCCCCGTCACGTCGTCCACCTTGAGGCTGACGACTTGATACCCGGGCGGAATCTGGCGGCTCGCGCCCAGCGCCGGATCGTCCGGCGAAAAGAGCTTCGTTTCGAGGATCGGCTCGCCGGTGTAGAACTTGGTCTTCGCCGAACGTTCGGCGATTTGTTCCGGCTTGGTGACGGCGCCCTTGGGCACCTTGTCTTTGGGCCAATCTTCGAGTTTGAGGTCCTCGATCTTCAACGTCTCACGCGAAGGAATGTCCTTCATCGCGACGTAGATGGCCTGAGTTTCGGTCGGCGCGGATTGCTGACCGCGATTCGCCATCACTTGATTGATGCCGATCGCGGCCACAAGGCCGCAGCCCAATGCGAGCGCCAACAGCACTAACGACTTCGAACGCATGGGCCCCCCCTTGCGAAAATCTTCGTCGAGGAATCTCTCGGTAATCGAGCGGCGTCCGACTCAGGTCGGGCGCCCCCGCCAGTCATTCGTGTCACTGCACGCGTTCCACGCGCATCACGGTGCTAGCGGTGAGGTC
The sequence above is a segment of the Planctomycetia bacterium genome. Coding sequences within it:
- a CDS encoding squalene--hopene cyclase, giving the protein MKRLTHSLLLSACAMLLAPSTLCLAAEAVKLENAVSPGANRADEPLAAEYSLDKAVHFLDSASLTWLNERKCFTCHTNYAYLYARPATSSDAVAHRQVREAAEQLVTSRWPSEGPRWDAEIIATAAALAYNDAATTGELHATTRTALDKMWTVQREHGGFDWLKCEWPPMESDDHYGVTLAAIAVGVAPGNYADTPEAQKGMAGIRRYLRDNPPPTLHHQVMLLWAASYLPDLQTDEEKAATVAKLLSLQKADGGWGLATLGDWKRGDDLAQDLESSDGYGTGFVIYVLRRSGMPATEETLQHGVQWLKTHQRESGRWFTRSLYQDHEHFLTHAGTAMAVMALGECEK
- the larC gene encoding nickel pincer cofactor biosynthesis protein LarC, giving the protein MKIAYLDCASGISGDMTLGALVDAGVDLAAINDGVQSLGLPGVSITRSEVQKHGFRATQVIVEHQPEHAHRHLHHIVDMIDAGKLSERQKDLAKRIFTKLGEAEAKVHGSTLRKVHFHEVGAVDSIADIVGAAIGWDLLGVDRIVCSPIPTGQGRIQIAHGLCSIPAPATAELLRGVPLLDSNVQSELTTPTGAAIVATLVDEFGGLPAMIVEAIGYGAGQRELAEQPNVLRLFVGTREGEFSADLVWVVETNLDDVPGEVIGHTITKLWEAGALDVYTTAIQMKKNRPGVILSVICAAPLIPKVEKILFRETSTLGVRRWPVSRHKLDRAAHTVTTDWGPIEGKLGLITGQPPSFSPEFESCRRVADEKNVPLKEVYEAARQAFASEESKQ
- a CDS encoding pilus assembly protein CpaE; its protein translation is MSNVLRLAIVDPKDGTREALKTMLLGMDTAWLEAECSRYEFFADVVQQTHPDIGIVALDHDPNKALDLVVKINEMSPDCSILVLSASTDGNLILRAMRSGAKEFLTQPVKLEDLIGAMTRIRERRFGRGESKSKGSTVIAVTGATGGVGTTSVAVNLGCAIARDPKNTVALVDLDLCLGDADVFLDIIPDYTLYDVSQNVTRLDFSLLKRSLTKHSSGLFLLPRPVQMEDMQHITTDDLTRVIGLLKATFSHLVLDLSKGYSPLDIVALQSADQILMVTQLDLPCLRNIVRLMTSFNEMDGIADKVKIVVNRVGIDSGQISLKKAQDTIGREIFFQLPNDFRTMVDVRNNGVPLLDQAPRAAITLAISALAESLTGAKPEEVADADPGKSSKKGLFGLFPGKKAAAK
- a CDS encoding pilus assembly protein N-terminal domain-containing protein — its product is MFPRSPGRSLAPRLALLTVALTISHIDLANAQQLGRQSIVHKIEAANERLELVVNTSRILTLGAKIPQVQVNNPDVVGVEPLSETQVQLFAKKAGVTQVNLWDEDNKLHTIDLIVFGDSQELQYLLQSQFPNASLKVFPLANNSVVISGYVDELGQVEHITEMAKNYYPQVINNISVGGVQQVMLHVKVMEVSRTKARNLGIDWAAVNGDDFLASGVGGLMSAFALPGTAGIVQGQSGSASILAGPSATAAFGVVDGNSAFFGVIEALQRKNVARLVSDPTLVTVSGRAASFNSGGEFPILVPQSLGTVSIEYKKYGTQMDFVPIVLGNGLIRLEVRPKITEIDPTLSVVTQGSNVPALKSREVDTGVEMRPGQTLAIAGLIQQRSEALHRGVPFLADLPYVGVAFSRKTEQINEIELLILVTPQLVEPMNCEEVPPCGPGTMTTLPTDWQYYMKNHIEVPKCCPDGSPYPGAGSEGEGLIQSETVAPGTQQPNPAMQPGSGDARRRVPATVPVARRQQSRPRQSNPQGVQVQPGRPAQASAGQRPGLVGPIGYDVVE
- the cpaB gene encoding Flp pilus assembly protein CpaB, with the protein product MRSKSLVLLALALGCGLVAAIGINQVMANRGQQSAPTETQAIYVAMKDIPSRETLKIEDLKLEDWPKDKVPKGAVTKPEQIAERSAKTKFYTGEPILETKLFSPDDPALGASRQIPPGYQVVSLKVDDVTGISKLVLPGDTVDVQVFIRRNPGLGANETMTATVLQSAKVFAVNEIFDGDQATGEEGTIAAKTVSLLVEPDQAKRVMLAAELGKIRLTLRGPDDKTESENTIVSIPDLLNFGSGKKPTEDKGGGLLSLLNTEPAPAAEPVAVVPANIWNMLVLVGGEAPRQVQFQDGVRLDGAAPTDTSMPAQADPGVIPSVDPPQNEPEPEPPFDPAADIDPEFDQIN